From Paenibacillus physcomitrellae, the proteins below share one genomic window:
- a CDS encoding TetR/AcrR family transcriptional regulator — MDRQQDREIEQWLEELSAIDDERKMTAKQLQIVQSAVDIFSEKGYAAASTSEIAQRAGVAEGTIFRHYKTKKDLLLSIVSPLMSRLVAPFIIRNFQSVLNMQHETFEDFLRAVIENRLSFARKHMKVIKILIQEIPFQPDLKKAFLEQVGGPVGSRIREIIVYYQDKGQLSKEIAPETALRFMASTIMGLFAEKFLLFPDRPWDEQAATDEVIKLILNGMG, encoded by the coding sequence ATGGACCGTCAGCAGGACCGGGAGATTGAACAGTGGCTGGAAGAGTTGTCAGCGATAGATGACGAGCGTAAAATGACCGCCAAACAGCTGCAAATCGTTCAATCAGCCGTAGACATATTTTCCGAAAAAGGGTACGCCGCCGCTTCGACAAGCGAAATCGCCCAGCGGGCAGGCGTTGCCGAAGGCACGATTTTCAGACACTACAAAACCAAAAAGGATCTGCTGCTCTCAATCGTTTCTCCGCTCATGAGCCGCCTTGTCGCTCCTTTCATTATCCGTAACTTTCAATCCGTGCTTAACATGCAACACGAAACCTTCGAAGACTTTCTCAGGGCCGTGATCGAGAACCGGCTCAGCTTTGCTCGTAAGCATATGAAAGTCATTAAAATTCTCATTCAGGAGATTCCGTTTCAACCGGATTTGAAGAAGGCTTTTCTGGAGCAGGTTGGAGGTCCTGTCGGCTCACGAATCCGCGAAATCATAGTTTATTATCAGGACAAAGGCCAGCTCAGCAAAGAAATCGCGCCTGAAACAGCCTTGCGTTTTATGGCTTCGACTATTATGGGCCTGTTCGCGGAGAAATTCCTGCTCTTCCCTGATCGTCCCTGGGATGAGCAGGCTGCCACGGATGAGGTCATCAAGCTGATTTTAAACGGCATGGGCTAA
- a CDS encoding ABC transporter ATP-binding protein → MKSFRLLTDYLRTNKKLYLLAVVLIIVSNGILALLPKVLGEVTDGLKAGELGQNGIVRYSLVLLAIAVSYGLCFGLGQFTIMKLGRRFEFLTRGRIFAQFSRLAEDFFSKQGTGKLLSYVMNDVTSVREAISFGVTQTTNAVFMVISCIVMMLFSGIPLTLMLISVCPLVAIPFLVTYFGPRIRQRSMSVQENLASMTESADEQIGGIRVTKTFAIEPTAQDRFGTSVEQVKAAQLYLVRLSSLFQAVLPFLGALSLVVSLLLGGYMTLHEKMTLGSFVALTFYLRMLTGPLQTIGNVINMMQRSGASLDRVNRLLAEVPSVRDHENARPLRHVGSIEFDHLTFSYPGSEEYSLKDISFKIPQGHTVGLIGRTGSGKTTLAKLLLRIYEPPAGTIRVNHQDITDVTLESLRRKIGYVPQDGFLFSTDIADNIAFSDRSAGMDQVQIAASQALLLESVNSFPEGFQTRLGERGVTLSGGQRQRASLARGLMKKPELLILDDSMSAVDAVTESGILDNLVRERTGKTTLIIAHRISSVQHADEIIVLDQGRIAQRGTHEQLLHDPNGLYASLYRIQQEGLQHA, encoded by the coding sequence TTGAAAAGTTTTCGATTGCTCACGGATTATTTGCGCACCAACAAGAAACTGTATTTGTTAGCCGTCGTTTTGATCATTGTCTCGAACGGAATTTTGGCTTTGCTGCCAAAGGTGCTTGGAGAAGTTACAGACGGACTGAAAGCCGGGGAACTTGGCCAAAACGGAATTGTCCGGTACAGCCTGGTTCTGCTGGCCATTGCGGTAAGCTACGGCCTTTGCTTTGGCCTGGGTCAATTTACGATTATGAAGCTGGGACGCCGTTTTGAGTTTCTGACTCGCGGACGGATTTTTGCTCAGTTCTCCCGCCTGGCAGAAGATTTCTTCTCAAAGCAAGGAACCGGTAAACTGCTCAGCTATGTAATGAATGATGTCACCTCTGTTCGTGAAGCCATCTCTTTCGGCGTCACCCAAACAACCAACGCTGTATTTATGGTGATTTCCTGTATTGTTATGATGCTGTTCTCGGGAATCCCATTGACCCTGATGCTGATCAGTGTCTGCCCGCTGGTAGCCATTCCATTTCTGGTTACATATTTCGGCCCCCGAATCCGGCAGAGATCGATGTCGGTTCAGGAGAATCTTGCCTCCATGACCGAATCGGCGGATGAACAGATCGGCGGCATTCGTGTAACCAAAACCTTCGCGATTGAGCCTACTGCGCAGGACCGGTTTGGAACTTCGGTTGAACAGGTCAAAGCGGCCCAGCTTTACCTGGTCCGTCTTTCCTCGCTATTCCAAGCCGTGCTTCCTTTTCTGGGCGCGCTTTCACTGGTTGTCTCCCTGCTGCTCGGAGGATATATGACGCTGCATGAGAAGATGACGCTGGGCAGCTTTGTTGCGCTGACTTTCTATCTGCGGATGCTCACCGGGCCTCTGCAGACCATCGGGAATGTCATTAATATGATGCAGCGCTCCGGGGCGTCGCTGGACCGGGTAAACCGGCTGCTGGCCGAAGTTCCGAGCGTCAGGGATCATGAGAATGCCCGGCCTCTCCGCCATGTAGGCAGCATAGAGTTCGATCATCTGACGTTCTCTTATCCGGGATCCGAAGAATATTCCCTGAAAGATATCAGCTTCAAAATTCCACAAGGCCACACCGTAGGTTTGATTGGGCGGACAGGCAGCGGCAAAACGACGCTTGCCAAGCTGCTGCTCCGTATCTACGAACCGCCTGCCGGCACCATTCGGGTGAATCATCAGGACATCACGGATGTGACGCTTGAGTCCTTACGCCGAAAGATCGGTTATGTGCCGCAGGACGGCTTCCTGTTCAGCACCGATATAGCCGATAACATTGCCTTCAGCGACCGCTCCGCCGGTATGGATCAGGTGCAGATCGCAGCGAGTCAGGCTTTGCTGCTTGAAAGCGTTAATTCTTTCCCTGAAGGCTTTCAGACCCGTCTTGGCGAACGCGGCGTAACTTTATCCGGCGGTCAGCGGCAGAGGGCCAGTCTGGCACGCGGTCTGATGAAGAAACCCGAGCTGCTGATTCTCGATGACAGCATGAGCGCGGTTGATGCTGTGACCGAATCGGGGATCCTGGATAATCTTGTTCGTGAACGCACCGGTAAAACGACATTAATTATCGCTCACCGGATCAGCAGCGTGCAGCATGCCGATGAAATTATCGTTCTGGATCAGGGCAGAATTGCCCAGCGGGGTACCCATGAACAGCTTCTGCATGATCCGAACGGATTGTACGCTTCTTTATACCGGATCCAACAGGAGGGATTACAGCATGCCTAA
- a CDS encoding PilZ domain-containing protein has protein sequence MITRRKEPFRYSMKEPVECQLELTTVNRMSFSGKLVPAKLIDISKNGCRIRSFLDLKASEHFIECRIHLRLNEENFIFPGHVRWQRIMDDTEYDYGVHLLLTDNEKEQINIQLRGLAAERKIKVM, from the coding sequence ATGATTACACGTAGAAAAGAACCCTTTCGTTATTCGATGAAAGAGCCGGTAGAATGCCAACTGGAGTTGACTACCGTCAACCGGATGTCGTTCTCAGGGAAGCTGGTTCCCGCCAAACTGATCGACATCAGCAAAAACGGCTGCAGAATCCGTTCTTTCCTGGATTTAAAAGCCTCCGAGCATTTCATTGAATGCCGAATTCACCTTCGCTTGAACGAAGAAAATTTTATCTTTCCCGGTCATGTTCGCTGGCAGCGAATTATGGATGATACGGAATATGATTATGGGGTTCATCTCCTGCTCACGGATAACGAGAAAGAACAAATCAACATTCAGCTGCGGGGACTTGCCGCGGAACGTAAAATAAAAGTAATGTGA
- a CDS encoding ABC transporter ATP-binding protein, with translation MESSTAPVLSAHQVSKSFADKTILNDIRLAIKPAEIFGLLGPSGSGKTTLVKLLAGIDVPTTGEIRLLGTLLPNRSMLQQIGYMAQSDALYNELTARENMEFFAALYGLKGRRGRDRIAETAELVGLSEHLSKKAWQYSGGMKRRLSLAIALLHEPPVLLLDEPTVGIDPVLRRSIWAELKTLTGKGTTVVLTTHVMDEADKCDRLAMIRDGHILAEGSPEALLEQTGSDQIEDAFIQLGGGNS, from the coding sequence TTGGAAAGCTCCACCGCCCCCGTCCTCTCCGCCCATCAGGTAAGCAAAAGTTTTGCAGACAAAACGATTTTAAACGATATTCGCCTTGCTATTAAGCCGGCTGAGATTTTTGGATTGCTGGGTCCTTCAGGCTCCGGAAAAACAACACTCGTCAAACTATTAGCCGGCATTGACGTCCCGACAACCGGGGAAATCAGGCTGCTTGGCACGCTTCTTCCCAATCGCTCCATGCTCCAGCAGATCGGCTATATGGCTCAATCCGATGCTCTGTATAACGAGCTGACCGCCCGCGAGAACATGGAGTTCTTCGCTGCGCTGTACGGACTCAAAGGCAGACGAGGCCGCGACCGGATCGCAGAAACGGCAGAGCTGGTTGGACTAAGCGAGCATTTAAGCAAAAAAGCCTGGCAGTATTCCGGAGGCATGAAACGGAGATTATCCCTCGCAATTGCCCTGCTGCACGAACCGCCGGTGCTGCTGCTGGATGAACCTACGGTCGGAATTGATCCCGTGCTTCGCCGCTCGATCTGGGCGGAGCTGAAGACTTTGACCGGTAAGGGAACTACGGTTGTCCTGACGACTCATGTCATGGATGAAGCCGATAAATGTGATCGTCTCGCCATGATCCGGGACGGACACATTTTAGCCGAAGGTTCTCCTGAAGCGCTGCTCGAGCAGACAGGATCAGATCAAATCGAAGACGCATTCATCCAATTGGGAGGTGGCAACTCATGA
- a CDS encoding amino acid ABC transporter ATP-binding protein, with the protein MIQIQNLHKSFGDLEVLKGIDLTLNQGKVLVIIGPSGSGKTTLLRCLNLLEMPDEGRLAVGDITLDFRAGARPKSKEVLALRKRTGMVFQSYNLFPHMTALENVMEAQVTVQRRSREEARRRALELLGKVGLAEKADNYPHQLSGGQQQRVGIARAMAVDPEVLLFDEPTSALDPELVGEVLKVMKQLAAEGMTMAVVTHEMKFAADVADQVILIDQGKIIEQGSPAEVLQNPSSPRAAAFLNVLTQRDI; encoded by the coding sequence ATGATCCAAATTCAAAATTTGCATAAATCGTTTGGCGACCTCGAGGTGCTGAAAGGTATTGATCTTACGCTGAACCAAGGCAAGGTGCTGGTCATCATCGGACCGTCAGGCTCGGGAAAAACAACCCTTCTGCGCTGCCTGAATCTGCTCGAAATGCCGGATGAGGGACGTCTTGCCGTAGGCGACATTACGCTTGATTTCCGGGCCGGTGCCAGACCGAAGTCCAAAGAGGTGCTGGCGCTGCGGAAGCGGACCGGAATGGTATTTCAGTCGTATAATTTGTTTCCGCATATGACGGCGCTGGAGAATGTGATGGAGGCCCAAGTGACGGTGCAGAGAAGAAGCAGGGAGGAAGCCAGAAGGCGGGCACTTGAGCTGCTGGGCAAGGTGGGACTCGCCGAGAAGGCGGATAACTATCCGCATCAGCTTTCCGGAGGCCAGCAGCAGCGCGTCGGAATTGCCAGGGCGATGGCTGTGGATCCCGAAGTGCTGCTGTTCGACGAGCCTACTTCGGCACTGGACCCCGAGCTGGTAGGCGAGGTGCTTAAAGTGATGAAGCAGCTTGCGGCCGAAGGCATGACGATGGCTGTGGTGACTCATGAGATGAAGTTTGCGGCCGATGTCGCGGATCAGGTTATTTTGATCGACCAAGGCAAAATCATCGAGCAAGGTTCCCCGGCCGAAGTGCTGCAGAACCCGTCGAGTCCTCGGGCGGCCGCTTTCCTGAATGTACTTACTCAAAGGGATATTTAG
- a CDS encoding amino acid ABC transporter substrate-binding protein, which translates to MIAGCGNNNNNAEPSPSPGNAQGTAPEVSPGTGNGGAGALGAVQKRGSLLIGTEGTYAPFSFHDASGALTGFDVDIAREIAKRIGVKAEFVETQWDGMIAGLDAKRFDAVFNEVSINDERKAKYDFSSPYIASKAVLIVRKDNTDIKSFADLKGKKAGQTLTSNLGKIAKENGAEIVDIDGFNQAIDLLNSKRIDATINDNLSYLDLKKQKPDIPLKVVDEEANASQSAGLFRKGETDLVDAVNQALADMQKDGTYLSISKKYFGEDVSK; encoded by the coding sequence ATGATTGCCGGCTGCGGAAACAACAACAATAATGCCGAACCTTCCCCAAGTCCGGGGAATGCGCAGGGAACTGCGCCGGAGGTCTCTCCCGGCACGGGGAACGGCGGGGCAGGAGCCTTAGGTGCAGTCCAAAAGCGGGGTTCGCTCCTGATCGGGACAGAGGGGACTTATGCGCCTTTTTCCTTTCACGATGCCAGCGGCGCACTGACCGGGTTTGATGTGGATATCGCCAGGGAGATCGCCAAACGAATCGGCGTGAAAGCGGAGTTTGTTGAAACCCAATGGGACGGCATGATTGCCGGTCTGGACGCGAAGAGGTTCGATGCGGTGTTTAACGAGGTGTCCATCAACGATGAGCGTAAGGCGAAATATGACTTTTCAAGCCCTTACATTGCCTCCAAAGCCGTGTTGATCGTCCGCAAAGACAATACGGATATTAAGAGTTTTGCCGATCTCAAGGGGAAAAAGGCCGGTCAGACGTTGACCAGCAATCTCGGGAAGATTGCCAAAGAGAATGGCGCCGAGATCGTAGATATCGACGGCTTCAATCAGGCCATTGATCTGCTCAATTCCAAGCGGATTGACGCCACGATCAATGACAACCTGTCTTATCTGGATCTCAAGAAGCAGAAACCCGACATTCCGCTAAAAGTCGTGGATGAAGAGGCAAATGCCTCGCAAAGCGCCGGCCTCTTCCGCAAAGGAGAAACGGATCTGGTCGACGCCGTCAATCAAGCCCTTGCTGATATGCAGAAGGACGGGACTTACCTCAGCATCTCCAAAAAATATTTTGGCGAGGATGTTTCGAAATAA
- a CDS encoding ABC transporter ATP-binding protein translates to MNRPNPEDMLLEVNGLKKYYPVAKGFFHRSNSYVKAVDDVSFAIRRGETFGLVGESGCGKSTTGRSLLRLIEPTGGKIVFDGLELTSLAPGQMRKSRKDMQMVFQDPFSSLDPRQNIKRILEEPLKVHGIGSSGERKERVEKLMNIVGMPTGHLQRYPHQFSGGQRQRIGIARALAVQPKLIVADEPVSALDVSIQSQVINLLQDLQQEFGLTYLFIAHDLSVVKHICDRVAVMYLGRIVEIADKRELYNDPRHPYTQALLSSVPQPDPKAKRQRIILKGEVPSPANAPQGCAFHTRCPHAMEICRQQRPLLADTGGGHQTACFLYSDSATSVG, encoded by the coding sequence ATGAATCGACCAAACCCGGAAGATATGCTGCTCGAAGTGAACGGTCTCAAGAAATATTATCCTGTCGCAAAGGGTTTCTTTCATCGCTCTAATTCTTATGTTAAAGCCGTAGACGACGTCAGCTTTGCCATTAGGCGGGGCGAGACGTTCGGGCTGGTAGGGGAAAGCGGCTGCGGTAAATCAACGACGGGCAGAAGCCTGCTGAGATTGATTGAGCCTACCGGCGGAAAAATCGTCTTCGACGGGCTGGAGCTTACCTCGCTTGCCCCCGGGCAAATGCGGAAAAGCCGGAAAGACATGCAGATGGTCTTTCAGGACCCTTTCTCGTCTCTGGATCCCCGCCAGAATATCAAACGCATCCTGGAAGAGCCGCTTAAGGTTCATGGGATCGGCAGCAGCGGCGAACGAAAGGAGCGGGTGGAGAAGCTGATGAATATCGTCGGTATGCCGACCGGGCATCTTCAGCGGTATCCCCATCAATTCTCCGGGGGGCAGCGTCAGCGAATAGGCATTGCCCGGGCGCTGGCCGTGCAGCCAAAGCTGATCGTTGCCGATGAGCCGGTTTCGGCGCTTGACGTATCCATCCAGTCCCAGGTCATTAATCTGCTTCAGGATTTGCAGCAGGAGTTTGGATTGACCTATTTGTTTATTGCCCATGACTTGAGCGTGGTGAAGCATATCTGTGACAGAGTGGCGGTGATGTACCTGGGCCGAATCGTGGAGATTGCGGACAAACGGGAGCTTTATAACGATCCCCGGCATCCGTACACCCAGGCACTGTTGTCTTCTGTCCCCCAACCGGACCCCAAAGCCAAGCGGCAGCGGATCATCCTGAAGGGTGAGGTGCCGAGTCCGGCCAATGCTCCGCAGGGCTGCGCTTTTCATACTCGTTGTCCTCATGCCATGGAAATCTGCCGTCAGCAGCGGCCTTTGCTTGCAGATACCGGCGGAGGGCACCAAACCGCCTGTTTCCTGTACAGCGATTCGGCAACCAGTGTGGGCTAA
- a CDS encoding ABC transporter ATP-binding protein, whose translation MPNSAASALKGDQSKPKPEKKGSLEAFKAVFAYAKPHKLAFVGVFVCALLGISADLLQPYLVKIVIDDHLAIGKKDFGLIAIIAAVYLGISIISFIFTYLQNNLLQYAGQSIVAKIRNDLFGHISKLSMSYFDKVHRGSLVTNVSSDTETISQFFTQVLLSLIRDGMTLILIIVFMFQLDVTLAWYCLIALPVIGLVAFLFRRYLREAYQTTRSRLSRLIGFIAENLSGMGLIQAFRQEEEQTRRFTEHNQSYWEGNMREVRANVLFNRTFDFLGNAALVLVVWLGGMAVFHKQIEVGVLYAFTSYIRQFFAPINQITMQWNTFQSTMVSMDRIWSIFSTRPAVKEPAPDKAIRLPVEQVKGRIDFNHISFGYTSAQPVIPDLDLHIRAGEMIGVVGTTGAGKSTLISLLNRFYDVNAGSIEIDGVDIRRLPQSQVHRIVGLIQQEPYLFSGSILDNVRLFQEDISREKVVEACQFVGAHDMIMRMPGGYETPLTERGSGLSAGERQLISFARIVVFKPKILILDEATANLDSQTEQLVQDALQSVSKGRTTIVIAHRLSTVMHADRIIVMKNGRAVEQGTHDQLLTQRGYYEELYRHAKQASGQ comes from the coding sequence ATGCCTAATTCGGCCGCTTCTGCTTTAAAGGGAGATCAAAGCAAACCAAAACCGGAGAAGAAAGGTTCCTTGGAAGCCTTCAAGGCCGTGTTCGCCTATGCCAAACCTCATAAGCTGGCATTTGTCGGAGTGTTTGTATGTGCCCTGCTCGGTATTTCGGCTGATTTGCTTCAGCCTTATCTCGTTAAAATTGTAATCGATGATCATCTGGCCATAGGCAAAAAAGATTTCGGCCTGATTGCCATCATTGCCGCTGTTTATCTCGGCATTTCTATCATCAGCTTTATCTTCACTTATCTGCAAAACAATTTGCTGCAGTACGCCGGACAAAGCATCGTCGCTAAAATCCGCAACGATTTGTTCGGACATATTTCCAAGCTGTCCATGTCCTATTTCGATAAAGTGCACCGCGGCAGTCTCGTTACGAACGTATCCAGCGATACGGAGACGATCAGCCAATTCTTCACGCAGGTACTGCTCAGCCTGATTCGTGACGGGATGACGCTCATCCTGATCATCGTGTTCATGTTCCAGCTTGACGTTACTTTAGCCTGGTATTGCCTGATTGCTTTGCCGGTAATCGGACTGGTCGCCTTCCTGTTCCGGCGTTATCTTCGTGAAGCTTACCAGACGACCCGCAGCCGGCTGTCCCGGCTGATCGGCTTTATTGCCGAAAACCTGTCCGGTATGGGACTTATTCAGGCGTTTCGCCAGGAAGAAGAACAGACGCGGCGGTTTACCGAACATAATCAAAGCTATTGGGAAGGCAATATGCGTGAGGTCCGTGCCAACGTGCTGTTCAACAGAACGTTTGATTTTCTCGGGAATGCCGCGCTGGTTCTGGTCGTTTGGCTGGGCGGCATGGCTGTTTTTCACAAGCAGATTGAGGTCGGCGTCCTGTATGCGTTCACCAGCTACATCCGCCAGTTCTTTGCGCCGATCAACCAGATTACGATGCAGTGGAACACCTTCCAATCCACCATGGTATCCATGGACCGGATCTGGAGCATCTTCAGTACGCGGCCTGCCGTAAAAGAGCCTGCCCCGGATAAAGCGATCAGGCTTCCGGTCGAGCAGGTCAAGGGCAGAATTGATTTCAATCATATTTCCTTTGGTTACACCAGCGCCCAGCCGGTCATTCCAGATCTGGATTTGCATATTAGAGCCGGAGAAATGATCGGGGTTGTGGGAACCACCGGCGCAGGCAAAAGCACGCTCATCAGCCTGCTCAACCGTTTCTACGACGTCAACGCCGGTAGCATCGAAATTGACGGTGTAGATATTCGCCGGCTGCCGCAAAGCCAGGTTCACCGGATTGTTGGTTTGATTCAGCAGGAGCCCTATCTGTTCTCAGGCAGCATTCTCGACAATGTACGGCTGTTTCAAGAGGATATTTCCCGGGAAAAAGTCGTCGAGGCCTGTCAGTTCGTCGGCGCTCACGACATGATTATGCGGATGCCCGGCGGTTATGAAACACCGCTGACCGAAAGGGGAAGCGGACTGTCAGCCGGAGAACGGCAGCTGATTTCTTTTGCCCGCATCGTGGTATTCAAGCCCAAAATTCTGATTCTGGATGAAGCAACCGCCAATCTGGATTCCCAAACCGAACAGCTCGTTCAGGATGCTCTGCAGAGTGTGTCCAAAGGGCGAACTACTATCGTGATTGCTCACCGCCTGTCTACCGTCATGCATGCCGACCGGATCATTGTAATGAAGAACGGCCGGGCTGTCGAACAAGGCACCCACGACCAACTGCTGACTCAGCGTGGTTATTATGAAGAACTGTACCGGCATGCGAAGCAGGCCTCCGGGCAGTAA
- a CDS encoding ABC transporter permease: MRIRAVILRTLRQFRRDKRTVALMFIAPLLVLTLMNLVFNGSAYVPRIGITSSSSAAAADLAAQLENQNAEVVQYPSNDLAEQALEDHKIDAWISFQTNRPVVRLEGSDPTESRAVMTVIQKVTAAQLPAQPPSSNVTGDLPFSPEISYLNGSEDMSTIDHIGPVLIGFFIFFFVFLIAGVAFLRERTSGTLERLLASPIRRSEIVVGYLGGFGLFTLVQALLITWYSIKVLGIEMAGSFGLVLLITLLLSMTALSLGILLSAYASNELQMIQFIPLIIVPQLFLSGLFNLDTLPDWLAALRFIMPLYYGSQAMTNVMIRGQGWNGIAMDLCVLIGFCVLFTLLNIAALRKHRKI, encoded by the coding sequence ATGAGAATCCGAGCCGTCATCCTCCGCACGCTGAGGCAGTTTAGACGGGATAAGCGAACGGTAGCTCTGATGTTTATCGCTCCTCTTCTCGTGCTCACTTTGATGAATCTCGTATTTAACGGTTCAGCTTACGTGCCGCGCATCGGCATAACCAGCTCTAGCTCCGCAGCTGCAGCAGATTTGGCTGCCCAGCTCGAAAATCAAAATGCCGAAGTCGTTCAATATCCTTCAAACGATTTGGCAGAGCAGGCGCTGGAAGACCACAAAATCGACGCCTGGATTTCTTTTCAAACCAACAGACCGGTCGTCCGGCTTGAAGGCAGTGACCCGACCGAAAGCCGGGCAGTCATGACCGTTATTCAAAAGGTGACAGCCGCACAGTTGCCTGCACAGCCTCCTTCCTCTAATGTGACCGGGGATCTTCCTTTCTCGCCCGAAATTTCTTATCTGAACGGCTCTGAGGATATGAGCACGATCGACCATATTGGTCCTGTGCTGATCGGTTTTTTTATCTTTTTCTTTGTGTTCCTGATTGCTGGAGTAGCTTTCCTGCGGGAACGGACCTCCGGCACGCTGGAAAGGCTGCTTGCCTCTCCGATCCGGCGCTCGGAAATCGTGGTGGGTTACCTGGGCGGCTTTGGCTTGTTTACGCTGGTCCAGGCACTGCTCATCACCTGGTACAGCATCAAGGTGCTGGGCATTGAAATGGCAGGATCGTTCGGCCTCGTGCTGCTGATCACCCTGCTGCTGTCCATGACCGCCCTTTCCTTGGGTATTCTGCTGTCCGCTTACGCCAGCAACGAACTGCAGATGATTCAATTCATTCCGTTAATTATCGTGCCGCAGCTGTTCCTTTCAGGATTGTTTAATCTGGATACGCTGCCCGACTGGCTGGCTGCTTTACGTTTCATCATGCCTTTGTATTACGGCTCGCAAGCCATGACCAACGTCATGATTCGTGGACAGGGCTGGAACGGGATTGCCATGGACCTCTGCGTCCTCATCGGCTTTTGTGTACTCTTTACGCTGCTCAATATAGCGGCGCTTCGCAAACACCGCAAAATCTGA
- a CDS encoding amino acid ABC transporter permease, giving the protein MDDRKIQIFIDSLLPLLKAGVAFTIPLTLISFALGLILAILTALARLSTIGVLRKLARFYVWIIRGTPLLLQLFIIFYGLPSVGITLDPFPAAVIGFTLSVGAYGSEIVRAAILSIPKGQWEAADSLGMTRAQALRRIILPQAARVSVPPLANSFISLVKDTSLAGTITYVELFKKSQQITATTYEPLLIYAEAGLIYLLFCTVLSVLQNNLERRLARYSAR; this is encoded by the coding sequence ATGGATGACCGTAAAATTCAGATCTTCATCGATTCGCTGCTGCCCCTGCTGAAAGCAGGGGTAGCTTTCACAATTCCGCTGACCTTGATTTCGTTTGCGCTTGGACTTATTTTGGCGATTCTGACGGCTTTGGCGAGACTTTCTACGATTGGTGTGCTCAGGAAGCTCGCCCGTTTTTATGTATGGATTATTCGGGGTACACCGCTGCTGCTGCAGCTGTTTATTATTTTCTATGGCCTGCCGTCTGTAGGCATAACGCTCGATCCTTTTCCCGCGGCAGTGATCGGCTTCACCCTTAGTGTCGGCGCATATGGATCGGAGATCGTCCGGGCCGCCATTCTGTCGATTCCGAAAGGCCAGTGGGAGGCCGCGGATTCGCTTGGCATGACCAGAGCCCAGGCTTTGCGCCGGATTATTTTGCCTCAGGCTGCCAGAGTTTCAGTACCGCCGCTGGCAAACTCTTTTATCAGTCTGGTCAAGGATACTTCACTGGCTGGAACCATTACTTACGTAGAACTGTTCAAGAAGTCCCAGCAGATTACGGCTACCACTTATGAGCCTTTGCTGATCTATGCCGAAGCCGGACTAATCTATCTTCTCTTCTGTACGGTGCTGTCGGTGCTGCAAAATAATCTGGAGAGACGGCTTGCCCGTTATTCGGCGCGATAG
- a CDS encoding ABC transporter ATP-binding protein produces the protein MNEPVLEIKELRTHFLTSKGEVPAVDGVSLVVRRGEVLGVVGESGCGKSVTSLSVLKLIPKPPGKIVNGSILFQGKDLVPLSEREMRKIRGDRISMIFQEPMSSLNPLFTIGQQLVESVKIHLGLSRKEARRHATGMLAKVGIPRPESVIDEYPHQLSGGMRQRVMIAMAISCNPELLIADEPTTALDVTIQAQILDLLRQLNEENGTAMMMITHDLGVVAEICTRVVVMYAGKIVEEADTEQLFENPLHPYTQGLIQSMPLMNEDKERLYSIPGQVPALSLNMKGCRFADRCSQVMPICRERLPELEDKGSGQHCRCWLYPAVKEDAV, from the coding sequence ATGAATGAACCGGTGCTAGAAATTAAGGAATTGCGAACTCATTTTTTGACCTCTAAGGGAGAAGTGCCTGCGGTCGACGGAGTAAGCCTGGTTGTGCGCAGAGGCGAAGTGCTCGGCGTTGTGGGCGAATCCGGCTGCGGCAAAAGCGTCACCTCGTTATCCGTGCTTAAACTGATTCCCAAACCGCCCGGCAAAATTGTGAATGGCTCGATTCTCTTCCAAGGCAAAGATTTGGTGCCTTTGTCCGAACGGGAAATGCGGAAAATACGCGGAGACCGGATCTCCATGATTTTTCAGGAGCCCATGTCTTCTCTAAATCCGCTATTTACCATCGGTCAACAGCTTGTGGAGTCCGTCAAAATCCATTTGGGCTTAAGCCGCAAGGAAGCCCGCCGGCATGCTACAGGCATGTTGGCCAAAGTCGGCATCCCACGACCCGAGTCGGTGATTGATGAATATCCGCACCAGTTATCCGGCGGAATGCGGCAGCGTGTAATGATCGCAATGGCGATCTCCTGCAATCCGGAGCTGCTGATTGCAGATGAGCCGACGACAGCGCTCGATGTTACAATTCAAGCCCAGATTCTGGATCTGCTCAGGCAGCTGAATGAAGAGAACGGGACAGCGATGATGATGATCACCCATGATCTTGGCGTCGTAGCTGAAATTTGTACCCGGGTTGTTGTCATGTACGCAGGGAAAATCGTGGAGGAGGCAGACACGGAGCAGTTGTTTGAGAACCCGCTGCATCCTTACACGCAGGGGCTTATTCAATCTATGCCTTTAATGAATGAGGATAAAGAACGGCTGTATTCCATTCCCGGACAAGTTCCTGCCCTGAGCCTTAATATGAAGGGCTGCCGGTTTGCTGACCGCTGCAGCCAGGTGATGCCGATCTGTCGGGAGCGGCTCCCCGAGCTTGAAGACAAGGGTTCGGGACAGCACTGCCGCTGCTGGCTGTATCCGGCCGTAAAGGAGGACGCTGTATGA